In Epinephelus lanceolatus isolate andai-2023 chromosome 7, ASM4190304v1, whole genome shotgun sequence, the genomic stretch ttccagtaatgtctttataaaataaacaaatatttaagctgaagcataaataaaacaacaactactgtacacagtaggattcaacggctttgttcaacttaaccacatactttcaaatgaaaaaaagtgccagggaaaaataaatccgcgaacccacgcgcgtatcgaccaatgccgatacaagtaaaaaactcaaatatcggcccgatatatcggccggccgatgtatcggtctatccttacttCACagctgaattttatttttttaatttaaaccatatttaaccaggtaagtcccGTTGAGATCAgcaatctcttttacaagggagacctggccaagacagcagcacacaaaaagtCACAGCCAAACAActgcacaataaaaacatagaagatatacagtaacatgtaaaaatactaaaacaccTACGCACAATGACAAGACCCAACCGACTCATTCATCCTTGTACTCTTGAGAGCTTTAAAGTCTGGTAAAAAGACCAGTTCACCtagtttcaaatctttttgaaGGTTGTTCCAAGCGACAGGAGCAGAGCATGTCCATGCACTAGGAACAGACAGCAAAACTAAATCTTGAGATCTCAGACTGTAGCTACAATCAGATCTCTGTTTAATCAAAGTGAAAATCTATTATGGAAGTTTACCCAATTTGGCTTTACAACTGAACAAATGTCAGTAACTGAGCCTATGAAAGGTCAAAGATGGCCAACCAGCCCTGGAATAAATCGTACAGTGATGAGTGAGGGCTTTACAATTTCTAACAAATCTCAGTGCACTATGATATGCAGTATCTAATGTGCAAACAATGTGCAGATGCATTCATGTACGACAAATCACCATAATCCAGAGCTGGATGAAATGTAGTAGCAACCATTTTTTTTCTGGcctcagaggagaaacaggacttGTTTCTAAACTTGAAACTCAGCATTTTAAGAAATACACTTCATTGAAGTGTTGAGTATAAATATAGCGGCAAACTTTGGGACAAACTTCCCTCTCTGCATCCGAAAAAGGAACTGTTGAAACTTTCCATAATTATAGTGAAAAATGTAACTTAAACCTGTTTGTTGTTCTCTATGTATTTATGGCCCTGATATTTGATCTGTTTGAGCCACTATTGTTTATctgaatgtttgtttattatccTCATGCCATTAGAAGaaataacttaaataaaaaaaaatattgataaataaataagtagatacaaatttagaaaaaaaaaattacaaataaaacttACCCCTGAGCTTCTTTGGTGgcatttcttttcttgtttctgtAAATAGCTTATCGTTTCTAACTCTGATATTTATAGGCTGCTTGTTTTTTGCAACAGTTCGTGTAACTAACAATATACaacactttaaaatgaaagcGACCGTTTTCCAGAGACTAGAGAAGGTGATATTTTATCCTAAATACAGTGTGATCTTTAACATGTTAACAACTATAGGACAATATTGAATGTCGGTCTTAGTTAAAGGGGTTAACATTTGTAAAGGGTAGTTGTATGGAACTTTATTTGTACTGAATGTCTCCCATGACGAACACAATTAGGCGTTACAAGTGGTCAGTAAGTCGGCATCGTTGCAGGGTCACTGCCACTCCCTACTAGTTGGTTTTGGATGGCACTTAATGTAGCATACCAACTGCATGAATGTGGAAACAGAGTCAAAGTGGGTAGGGGGAGGGTGTAGGGGGTGGTTTGGCAAAAGCCCCATAACCCCTGTCATTGTTTAAATTGAATGTCCTTAATGTTTCTAATACGTGTTTTCACAAAGAGCCCATTTAGTCCAAATCCCATGTGTTTCTCTGGACAAGAAACTCAATCAgcaccagaaacaaaacagcaatTGGCTATCAGAGTAAAAATCAAGTCAAAGTCATTGACCAGGTTTCAGTTGACAGGCGAAGAAAGATCAAGAAGGCATTCAAATCTGAACCCAAAGGTGAACTGCGATGTGATGCAGTTGAAagctcaacaaaaaacacataagcGGACCTTAAGATCTTTTTATCAGTCTGCCTTTTCTGCTGATTCACCGCAGTGGAAAGATATGAAACGTTTGAATCCTCTAGTATGTGATGTCCCAGATTGCTGTTAGTAAGTCAAGATGTGTAAGAAGAATCAAGCTCACATGGTCTTAATGGAAACCATGCCACCATTCTGGTCATACTTCGtcagcttttctttttctttgtacatttttagCGAGTTCATCACCCTGACTACAACAATGAACTCACCCAGTTCCTGCCTCGTACCATCGTATTGAAGAAACCTCCAGGAGCACAGCTGGGCTTCAATATCCGTGGGGGCAAGGCGTCACAGTTGGGAATCTTCATatccaaggtgtgtgtgtgtgtagccatgCTGACTCATTCAGCTTTTACCGGCATTTGAACTTCTTGTGCTGCTGACTGACTGTTTCCATATTGTGATTTCTAatctctgtgcatgtgtgtgatgtgttgtGTTGGCAGGTGGTCCCAGACTCAGATGCCCACAGAGCAGGGCTGCAAGAGGGAGACCAGGTTCTGTCTGTGAATGAGGTTGATTTCCAGGACATTGAGCACTCAAGAGTGAGTCAGAGCACAACTCTCATGCTGAGAGCCACGAAGATTTTAATCATCATATTATTCAGTACCTACACTACGTCTTCACTGTAGTTGGAATATGTTGAAAAACATCTGTGTGTAATGGGCCTTTATTTTAGAACATGCCTGTTACATATTTTAATACTTAGATTTTTACTGAATGTATATGGTGTCTTAA encodes the following:
- the pdzd11 gene encoding PDZ domain-containing protein 11, whose protein sequence is MDQKIPYDDYQLPVVFLPSYENPPAWIAPQERVHHPDYNNELTQFLPRTIVLKKPPGAQLGFNIRGGKASQLGIFISKVVPDSDAHRAGLQEGDQVLSVNEVDFQDIEHSRAVEILKTAREILMRVRFFPYNYQRQKERTVH